From the Flavimarina sp. Hel_I_48 genome, one window contains:
- the mtaB gene encoding tRNA (N(6)-L-threonylcarbamoyladenosine(37)-C(2))-methylthiotransferase MtaB, whose protein sequence is MSTSGKKVAFHTLGCKLNFSETSTIARDFRDEGFERVDFSEPADIYVINTCSVTENADKRFKSIVKKAQSVNPDAFVAAVGCYAQLKPEELADVDGVDLVLGATEKFKITQYLNDLSKNDFGEVHSCEIQDADFYVSSYSIGDRTRAFLKVQDGCDYKCTYCTIPLARGISRSDTLQNVVRNAEQIAAQDIKEIVLTGVNIGDYGKGEFGNKKHEHTFLDLVKALDQVDGIERLRISSIEPNLLKDETIDVVAQSRAFVPHFHIPLQSGNNEMLGKMRRRYRRELYVDRVNRIKKLMPDSCIGVDVIVGFPGETDAHFLDTYTFLQELDISYLHVFTYSERDDTPAATMEGRISLKKRKKRSKMLRGLSAKKRRAFYESQLDSTHEVLFEGENKKGFIHGFTENYVKVKTPWDPALVNTTHEVQLKEIDEDGLLRFSFTEENQGVMA, encoded by the coding sequence ACCTCTACGATCGCACGCGATTTTAGGGATGAAGGTTTTGAAAGGGTAGATTTTAGTGAACCGGCAGATATTTACGTGATCAACACGTGCAGCGTGACCGAAAATGCCGATAAGCGTTTTAAAAGTATCGTAAAAAAGGCTCAAAGTGTAAATCCAGATGCGTTTGTGGCCGCGGTGGGATGTTACGCCCAGCTCAAGCCTGAAGAACTTGCCGATGTGGATGGCGTGGACCTCGTACTGGGCGCTACCGAGAAATTTAAGATCACGCAATATCTCAATGACCTTAGTAAAAATGATTTTGGCGAAGTGCATAGCTGTGAGATACAGGATGCCGATTTTTATGTGAGTTCTTATTCCATAGGGGATCGTACACGGGCTTTTTTGAAAGTTCAGGATGGTTGTGATTACAAATGTACGTATTGTACGATTCCGCTTGCGCGCGGTATATCGCGAAGCGATACATTGCAAAATGTAGTCAGGAATGCAGAGCAAATCGCGGCACAGGACATTAAGGAGATCGTACTTACCGGAGTGAATATAGGGGATTACGGGAAAGGGGAATTTGGCAACAAAAAACATGAGCATACATTTCTGGACCTTGTAAAAGCACTTGATCAGGTAGACGGCATTGAACGTTTGCGCATTTCAAGTATTGAACCTAATTTATTGAAAGATGAAACAATAGATGTGGTTGCTCAGAGCAGGGCTTTTGTACCTCATTTTCACATTCCCCTGCAAAGTGGCAATAATGAAATGTTAGGTAAGATGCGCCGGCGTTATCGTCGTGAACTTTACGTGGATCGCGTGAACCGTATCAAGAAACTAATGCCAGACAGTTGTATAGGTGTGGACGTCATCGTGGGATTTCCCGGGGAAACTGATGCCCACTTTCTGGATACGTATACTTTTTTGCAGGAACTGGATATTTCCTATTTGCATGTTTTTACCTACTCTGAACGGGACGATACCCCCGCCGCAACTATGGAAGGCAGGATTTCCTTAAAAAAGAGGAAAAAACGCAGTAAAATGCTCCGTGGCCTTTCTGCCAAGAAGCGCCGGGCTTTTTATGAATCACAGTTGGATTCTACCCACGAGGTCCTTTTTGAGGGGGAGAACAAAAAAGGCTTTATACACGGTTTTACCGAAAATTATGTAAAAGTGAAAACACCCTGGGATCCTGCGCTGGTAAATACTACGCATGAAGTTCAGTTAAAAGAAATAGATGAGGATGGGCTCCTGCGCTTTTCTTTTACTGAAGAAAACCAAGGGGTTATGGCATAA
- a CDS encoding alpha/beta fold hydrolase has product MITPVYLMPGMAASPEIFESWKFPEQYKIYLLRWEIPKTGETIVQYAQRMTEHIAHENPVLIGVSFGGVIVQEMAKLIPVKKLIIISSVKTKFELPRRMRLSRKFKLYNIIPVSLAKSMKSWSKYAPNKKIEYRLELYKKYLSVDDPHYLKWAIRELLCWEQNDAPEGIVHIHGDADPVFPHKYIGECVTIPSGTHIMVITKWKWFNENIPRIIENNQ; this is encoded by the coding sequence ATGATAACACCTGTCTATCTGATGCCGGGTATGGCCGCAAGTCCAGAAATATTTGAATCCTGGAAATTCCCTGAGCAGTACAAGATCTATTTGCTGCGCTGGGAAATACCCAAAACTGGAGAGACTATTGTCCAGTACGCCCAGCGTATGACCGAGCATATTGCGCATGAAAACCCTGTGCTGATAGGGGTAAGTTTTGGCGGAGTGATCGTACAGGAAATGGCCAAACTTATTCCGGTTAAAAAACTCATCATCATAAGTAGTGTCAAAACAAAATTTGAACTGCCCAGGCGAATGCGTTTATCCAGGAAGTTTAAATTGTATAACATTATACCGGTGAGTCTGGCAAAAAGTATGAAAAGTTGGTCAAAATACGCACCCAATAAAAAGATAGAATACCGCCTGGAACTGTATAAAAAATATCTTTCGGTTGATGATCCACATTATTTAAAATGGGCAATACGCGAATTGCTTTGCTGGGAACAAAATGACGCGCCAGAGGGAATCGTGCATATACACGGGGATGCTGACCCTGTTTTTCCTCATAAATACATTGGGGAGTGTGTGACCATACCTTCCGGAACCCACATTATGGTCATTACAAAATGGAAGTGGTTTAATGAGAACATACCTCGAATTATAGAAAATAATCAGTAA
- a CDS encoding GNAT family N-acetyltransferase, which translates to MAVISEIELTDNEFLRQFETTFDGKLAKIEYALQDRKIFLTKIKMPEGSEEHMNDFIITVFKEVEDREIRLVPTCPEIAKFMRSNRRKYKKLLPVGINI; encoded by the coding sequence ATGGCTGTGATAAGCGAAATTGAACTGACCGATAATGAATTTTTGAGACAATTTGAAACTACTTTTGATGGCAAATTAGCCAAAATCGAATATGCCCTGCAAGATCGGAAAATCTTTCTGACCAAAATCAAAATGCCCGAAGGAAGCGAAGAGCATATGAACGATTTTATCATCACCGTTTTCAAAGAAGTAGAAGACAGGGAAATCAGACTGGTTCCCACCTGCCCGGAAATCGCAAAATTTATGCGCTCTAATCGTAGAAAGTACAAAAAACTGCTTCCGGTAGGAATCAATATCTAA
- a CDS encoding lytic transglycosylase domain-containing protein: protein MKAIKSIFAGVGIVAVALFSVQAVQDAPISNNTTSQDAGQVQKTEAKSQEGNPKNLVQGYNVYAIPLPKSVNFAGEPAPLNDPDIRERLDRELLVNTYWQSNGLLLIKRANKYFPIIEPILKKEGIPDDFKYLAVIESGLTHAVSPAGARGFWQLMPGTGKDLGLEVNDNVDERYNVEKATVAACKYLKDSKKKWGTWTLAAAAYNAGNRGIDRRLEEQDVASYYDLLLGEETGRYVFRILALKEIMGDPAKFGFNYTQDDLYQEVPTYKVKVDTAVTNFVKFAQGYDINYKILKIHNPWLREDHLNNSSGKEYFIEIPKSGYYSPAVGN, encoded by the coding sequence ATGAAAGCGATCAAATCAATATTTGCGGGTGTAGGAATTGTCGCAGTCGCGCTATTTTCCGTGCAGGCCGTACAGGATGCCCCAATTTCCAATAATACCACGTCTCAGGATGCTGGACAGGTTCAAAAAACAGAAGCTAAATCTCAGGAAGGAAATCCTAAAAACCTTGTACAGGGCTATAATGTGTATGCCATCCCATTGCCCAAGTCTGTCAATTTTGCCGGCGAGCCAGCTCCACTCAATGATCCTGACATACGGGAGCGTCTGGACAGGGAATTACTGGTAAATACATACTGGCAATCTAATGGACTGTTGCTTATAAAGCGGGCCAATAAATATTTTCCCATTATAGAACCTATCCTCAAAAAAGAAGGGATACCAGACGATTTTAAATATCTGGCAGTAATAGAAAGTGGACTCACGCATGCTGTTTCACCGGCAGGCGCACGTGGTTTTTGGCAGCTCATGCCGGGTACCGGTAAAGATCTGGGACTTGAAGTGAATGATAATGTGGATGAACGTTATAATGTGGAAAAAGCAACAGTGGCTGCCTGTAAATATCTTAAGGATTCCAAGAAGAAATGGGGCACGTGGACGCTTGCCGCCGCTGCATATAATGCTGGGAACAGAGGTATTGACAGACGTCTAGAGGAACAAGATGTAGCTAGTTATTACGATCTGCTTTTAGGTGAAGAAACCGGTCGTTATGTGTTCAGGATATTAGCTTTAAAAGAGATTATGGGAGATCCGGCTAAGTTTGGCTTTAATTATACGCAGGACGACCTTTACCAGGAAGTACCTACATACAAAGTCAAAGTAGATACCGCAGTAACCAATTTTGTGAAGTTTGCGCAGGGTTATGATATCAACTATAAAATCCTGAAAATCCACAAT